In the genome of Paenibacillus pabuli, one region contains:
- a CDS encoding aromatic ring-hydroxylating oxygenase subunit alpha, with translation MITSNSNPQFTSELPRGCTFSAEDWHILSQYWYPIAQANDVTDKPLAAQLLDVRLVLYRSNDKVVVARDLCFHRGAPLSKGWVENGEIVCPYHGFRYNCEGKCTAVPAHPSSKISPKLKLIVYPAVERYGLIWTSLAGTDEQIPAFPGWDDPDYINILPPNFDIAGSAGRQMEGFLDVSHFAYVHTETFGDRNNTEVPQYKVKREGNELLAEYWSSVSNYGKGQDNVAPEGFQWLREFRVFPPFAASLTVHFPENDKLNILNCASPISARFTRLFCPITRNFDKNAPIEDTIKFNLQVFEEDREMVESQKPEDLPLDLHAEAHIPADRTSIAYRQLLTELGLGRNYTS, from the coding sequence ATGATAACTTCCAATTCCAATCCTCAATTTACATCCGAACTGCCTCGCGGCTGCACGTTCTCCGCTGAAGATTGGCATATATTATCTCAATATTGGTATCCGATTGCTCAGGCAAACGACGTGACAGATAAACCATTGGCCGCACAATTGCTCGATGTCCGCCTGGTCCTGTATCGCAGCAACGACAAAGTCGTAGTTGCTAGGGATCTTTGTTTTCACCGTGGCGCCCCGCTCAGTAAAGGTTGGGTAGAAAATGGGGAAATTGTCTGTCCATATCATGGTTTCCGTTACAACTGTGAGGGTAAATGTACCGCCGTGCCTGCACACCCCAGCTCCAAAATCTCTCCCAAACTGAAACTTATCGTATATCCTGCGGTTGAACGTTATGGCCTGATCTGGACTTCACTCGCGGGTACCGATGAGCAGATTCCTGCATTCCCGGGATGGGATGATCCGGACTATATCAACATTCTTCCCCCGAACTTTGATATCGCTGGTTCGGCAGGACGTCAAATGGAAGGATTTCTGGATGTATCTCACTTTGCCTACGTGCATACCGAGACGTTTGGGGACCGGAACAACACCGAAGTTCCCCAATATAAAGTAAAACGAGAAGGCAACGAACTGCTAGCCGAATACTGGAGTTCTGTCAGCAACTATGGCAAAGGTCAGGATAATGTGGCACCCGAAGGTTTTCAGTGGCTGCGTGAATTTCGGGTATTCCCCCCATTCGCCGCATCTCTTACGGTTCACTTCCCGGAAAATGACAAGCTGAACATTTTAAACTGTGCCTCTCCCATCTCTGCACGTTTTACCCGGTTGTTCTGTCCGATTACCCGTAATTTTGACAAAAATGCCCCGATTGAAGATACAATCAAGTTTAACTTGCAAGTATTTGAGGAAGATCGGGAAATGGTGGAGTCACAAAAGCCAGAGGATTTACCGCTGGATCTGCATGCCGAAGCGCACATTCCCGCAGACCGTACCTCGATTGCATACCGTCAGTTATTGACGGAGCTGGGCTTGGGACGAAATTACACATCCTAA
- a CDS encoding sigma-70 family RNA polymerase sigma factor, which yields MKMNSLTNEPEVSSLEVGELYIHYKAYAFSIAYRMLGSVVEAEDIVQDCFAELQSKSLDDIRNAKSYIAKLVVNRSLNLLNSARNQRESYVGEWLPEPMSDGEMGNNPEATVQQKEMISYAYLVMLEQLSPIERAVFVLREAFQYEYPEIAEWLGKSESNCRQIFSRARRKLPDRLPPMELSSADYAAKEQLLARFTTAFLNYDVSEMLELLAEQPVFTADGGGRVHTVMRTMRVHKGVLALLTSRRVLTRLREREWVPTIINGEPHFALLENGQLTEVLCLELDSLGERIEGLYLVVNPDKLTSVSR from the coding sequence ATGAAAATGAATTCCCTAACTAATGAGCCAGAAGTGTCTTCTCTGGAGGTTGGTGAGTTGTATATCCATTACAAGGCTTATGCCTTTTCCATTGCTTACCGAATGTTAGGAAGTGTCGTAGAGGCTGAAGATATAGTGCAAGATTGTTTTGCAGAACTTCAAAGCAAGTCTCTTGATGATATCCGTAATGCCAAGTCCTACATTGCTAAATTAGTCGTAAACCGAAGTCTGAATCTGCTGAACTCTGCCCGCAATCAAAGGGAAAGTTATGTTGGGGAATGGCTTCCCGAACCGATGAGTGACGGTGAAATGGGTAACAACCCGGAAGCAACCGTGCAGCAGAAGGAGATGATTTCCTACGCTTATCTGGTTATGCTGGAACAGCTTTCTCCGATCGAGCGTGCCGTTTTTGTACTTCGTGAGGCTTTCCAGTATGAATATCCAGAAATAGCAGAGTGGCTGGGTAAATCAGAGAGCAACTGTCGTCAAATCTTTAGCCGGGCCAGACGAAAGCTTCCCGATAGACTTCCTCCGATGGAACTGAGCAGTGCAGATTATGCTGCAAAAGAGCAATTGCTGGCTCGGTTTACAACCGCTTTTCTAAATTATGATGTCTCCGAGATGCTGGAGCTGCTTGCCGAACAACCAGTATTTACTGCAGATGGTGGTGGACGTGTGCATACGGTCATGAGAACGATGAGAGTTCATAAAGGCGTACTCGCCTTGTTGACCTCTCGCCGGGTGCTTACCCGATTGCGAGAACGTGAGTGGGTGCCCACAATTATCAATGGAGAACCACACTTTGCGTTATTGGAGAACGGGCAGTTGACCGAAGTGCTGTGTCTGGAGCTGGACTCGCTAGGAGAGCGGATTGAGGGATTATATCTTGTTGTGAACCCGGATAAACTTACATCGGTATCGAGATAG
- a CDS encoding spore coat protein, translating into MQPQNRNQSATNANPGLTPQMNHGGHEMFDMHEILSGAINVLDQYMIFRTFVQDTELLSILDRQYNFMLSQYNLTAECFSTGHKPSQETATYMIPNIVPPVYGLKPSAPKKPNQSLSDVKDAGISGHMLGLIKSHASLLAMSAPEITNGAVRRVIASQVQQFIEMAYEIFMYQNQHAYYQVPQLSANDTTQMLQAYVPANGTPQMPINNKPPLH; encoded by the coding sequence ATGCAGCCTCAAAACCGAAATCAATCCGCAACTAATGCCAATCCAGGTCTCACCCCTCAGATGAACCATGGCGGACATGAAATGTTCGATATGCATGAAATTCTGTCAGGAGCCATCAACGTGTTGGATCAATACATGATCTTCAGAACGTTTGTACAAGATACCGAACTTCTTTCTATTCTTGATCGTCAATACAACTTCATGTTGTCTCAATACAACCTGACTGCAGAATGTTTCTCAACTGGACACAAACCAAGTCAGGAAACTGCAACCTACATGATTCCAAACATCGTACCACCTGTATATGGTCTGAAACCATCTGCTCCGAAAAAGCCCAACCAATCCCTTTCAGATGTCAAGGATGCAGGCATCAGCGGTCATATGCTGGGATTAATCAAGTCTCATGCCTCTCTGTTGGCCATGTCTGCACCTGAAATTACCAATGGAGCCGTGCGTCGAGTCATCGCTTCACAGGTACAACAATTTATCGAGATGGCTTATGAAATTTTTATGTATCAAAATCAACACGCCTATTATCAAGTGCCTCAACTCAGTGCAAATGATACCACCCAGATGCTTCAGGCATACGTTCCAGCAAACGGCACACCTCAGATGCCAATCAACAATAAACCGCCTCTCCATTAA
- a CDS encoding serine hydrolase domain-containing protein, whose translation MTSITDLTRNIEDVMENVDFSGVVLIKHNGQTLLNKARAYANRSDERFNQPDTRFGIASGCKIFTAVSIGQLIEQGKLTYDSRLADVLSIKFPQWDQGVTIHQLLTHTSGIPDYFDEELMEDFAELWKERPVYSMRKLNDFLPMFQHQPMKSAPGERFHYNNAAFIVLGLIVEEHSGQSFTDYVEQYIFRKCGMSDSGYFVTDQLPRNTAIGYMDHDDGSWTSNIFSIPVKGGADGGAYTTASDMIRFWNALLCHELLSGEATERLISPYVHEDADTYYGRGVWIDQRGNDIFKYHVMGFDPGVSFMSSVYPDYNVQVVVLSNKESGPYPITLAVEEALVR comes from the coding sequence ATGACAAGTATAACGGATCTGACACGCAACATAGAAGATGTGATGGAGAACGTAGATTTTTCGGGCGTAGTCTTGATAAAACATAACGGGCAAACCCTATTAAACAAGGCACGTGCATATGCCAATCGAAGTGATGAACGTTTCAATCAGCCAGATACACGGTTTGGCATTGCATCTGGATGCAAGATCTTTACGGCCGTAAGTATAGGTCAATTAATCGAGCAAGGTAAATTAACATATGATTCCAGGTTGGCAGATGTCTTGAGTATTAAGTTTCCACAATGGGATCAAGGCGTTACAATTCATCAGCTGTTGACACATACTTCAGGCATCCCCGACTATTTTGATGAAGAATTGATGGAGGACTTCGCTGAATTGTGGAAGGAGCGGCCCGTTTATTCAATGCGGAAGCTGAATGATTTTTTGCCAATGTTTCAGCATCAGCCCATGAAATCGGCTCCGGGTGAACGGTTTCACTATAATAATGCGGCATTTATCGTATTGGGTCTCATTGTTGAAGAGCACTCGGGACAGTCGTTTACGGACTATGTGGAACAATATATTTTTAGGAAATGCGGCATGTCGGATTCGGGATATTTTGTAACAGATCAGCTTCCGCGTAATACGGCAATCGGGTATATGGATCATGATGACGGCTCGTGGACCAGTAATATTTTTTCCATTCCTGTTAAGGGTGGGGCTGATGGTGGAGCTTATACCACTGCGTCCGATATGATTCGCTTTTGGAACGCGTTATTATGTCATGAATTATTGAGCGGAGAAGCAACGGAAAGGTTAATTTCGCCATATGTGCATGAGGATGCTGATACTTATTATGGCAGGGGAGTATGGATTGATCAGAGAGGGAATGACATATTTAAATATCATGTGATGGGTTTTGATCCCGGGGTATCTTTCATGTCTTCCGTATACCCTGATTACAACGTGCAAGTTGTTGTCCTCTCCAACAAAGAATCGGGTCCTTATCCGATAACGCTTGCCGTGGAAGAGGCTTTGGTAAGATGA
- a CDS encoding carboxymuconolactone decarboxylase family protein, which translates to MSLRVNYRAANPGAFKAMMALEQHVSGQFEDKPLYELLKIRVSQINGCAFCLDMHAKDLMKLGDYADHILLLSVWREVPLFTEKERVMLELAEAVTLISEEGVPLELYEKVKEHFSDAEVVDLIMAINTINSWNRIAITTGMYPGCFNK; encoded by the coding sequence ATGAGTTTAAGAGTGAATTATAGAGCGGCTAATCCAGGTGCTTTCAAAGCAATGATGGCATTGGAGCAGCACGTTTCGGGTCAGTTTGAAGACAAACCGTTATATGAGCTGCTGAAAATCCGTGTATCACAAATCAATGGCTGTGCGTTTTGTCTCGATATGCATGCCAAAGATCTGATGAAGCTTGGCGATTATGCCGACCACATTTTGCTGCTGAGCGTGTGGCGCGAGGTTCCTTTGTTTACGGAAAAAGAACGTGTTATGCTTGAGCTGGCTGAAGCCGTAACGCTTATTTCGGAAGAAGGCGTACCGCTTGAATTGTATGAAAAAGTTAAAGAACATTTCAGTGATGCCGAAGTGGTGGATTTGATCATGGCGATCAACACCATTAATAGCTGGAACCGGATTGCCATTACAACAGGGATGTACCCTGGCTGCTTTAATAAGTAA
- a CDS encoding serine hydrolase domain-containing protein, which translates to MLQQIIPPLDLRSCLLSVRGEIIYEHYRNQEAATHIAKVNSCTKSVLSALICIAMDQGVLPEADTPISTFFPQLLSDPDPRKPEITLEQLLTMTAGFNWDEFGGQNSFPRMTRTDHWVNFALEQRLSHVPGTYMEYNSGVSQILSAILMQSSGMSVAEFAERYLFGPLGIQQYDWESDPQGVHTGGFGLKMLPGDLLKFGNLFLQQGVWNGQSLISSDLVCRSTKPAITVTPPNHGRYAWHWWVDDYPNETSEAGTGNAGHPTPILHYYYARGFGGQFIYIVPALELVAVLTNDKRKKEKPPLDVFPKRIAPQLAKLL; encoded by the coding sequence ATGTTACAGCAAATCATCCCGCCGCTGGATCTGCGCAGTTGTTTACTCAGCGTACGTGGTGAGATTATATACGAGCACTACCGTAATCAAGAAGCAGCAACCCATATTGCAAAAGTCAATTCCTGTACCAAAAGTGTACTGTCCGCGCTCATCTGTATTGCGATGGATCAAGGGGTTCTGCCGGAGGCTGACACGCCGATCTCCACCTTTTTCCCACAGCTGTTGTCAGACCCTGACCCCCGCAAACCGGAGATTACATTGGAGCAGTTATTAACCATGACGGCCGGTTTCAACTGGGACGAATTCGGAGGCCAGAATTCATTTCCACGTATGACGCGTACGGATCACTGGGTGAATTTTGCGTTGGAGCAGCGCTTAAGTCATGTGCCAGGTACATATATGGAATACAATTCAGGGGTATCACAGATCTTGTCTGCCATCCTCATGCAAAGTTCAGGTATGTCCGTAGCTGAGTTCGCGGAACGTTATCTATTTGGTCCGTTAGGGATCCAACAATATGATTGGGAAAGTGACCCACAGGGTGTACATACCGGGGGATTCGGCTTAAAGATGCTGCCGGGGGATTTGCTGAAATTCGGAAATCTGTTTTTGCAGCAGGGCGTGTGGAATGGGCAATCGCTGATTTCGAGTGATCTTGTATGCCGCTCTACAAAACCTGCTATTACGGTTACACCACCCAATCATGGTCGTTACGCGTGGCATTGGTGGGTCGATGACTATCCCAACGAAACTTCAGAGGCTGGTACTGGGAATGCGGGACATCCCACTCCCATACTCCACTATTACTACGCGCGTGGATTTGGCGGTCAATTTATATATATCGTCCCGGCACTGGAACTGGTTGCCGTGCTCACCAATGACAAACGAAAGAAGGAAAAGCCTCCGCTGGATGTATTCCCCAAACGGATTGCACCTCAATTGGCAAAACTCCTATAG
- a CDS encoding DUF1361 domain-containing protein yields the protein MRKLNYIKIFIFLSVVTVVTLGLYYAAADWLDQHYFRFLIWNLFLGWIPFVFSYVAYGFSHVKWKGAAWFAVASGLLWLLFFPNSSYIVTDLVHLTARSSRYYDSGNGLDYKYWYDLIVVLMFVWTGLLLGFLSMYQLQEVIHDKMGRWVSWVFVLGGCALGSYGVLLGRVYRLNSWDALTNREALVELMHESVSRPSLAFCMFFGTFMLTIYATLYYLINTRSSRDGKTKAGSSETGLNGL from the coding sequence TTGAGAAAACTGAATTATATCAAAATATTTATTTTCCTTAGTGTAGTCACAGTGGTGACCCTTGGTTTGTATTACGCGGCTGCGGATTGGCTGGACCAGCACTATTTTCGCTTCCTGATCTGGAACCTGTTTTTGGGCTGGATACCTTTTGTATTCTCCTATGTGGCCTATGGCTTTAGCCATGTAAAATGGAAAGGGGCAGCATGGTTTGCCGTTGCAAGCGGACTGCTCTGGCTATTGTTCTTCCCGAACTCTTCCTATATTGTAACGGATCTTGTGCATCTGACGGCTCGCAGTTCTCGTTATTATGACAGTGGGAATGGGCTGGACTACAAGTACTGGTATGACTTAATCGTGGTCTTAATGTTCGTTTGGACGGGGTTGCTGCTCGGATTTCTGTCGATGTATCAGCTTCAGGAAGTGATCCATGACAAGATGGGACGATGGGTTTCATGGGTCTTTGTACTAGGGGGATGTGCACTGGGGAGTTATGGCGTCCTGCTGGGACGTGTATATCGCCTGAACAGCTGGGATGCGTTGACCAATCGAGAGGCGCTGGTTGAACTTATGCATGAAAGTGTAAGTCGTCCGTCGCTTGCTTTCTGTATGTTCTTTGGCACATTTATGCTTACGATCTATGCAACGCTGTATTATCTGATTAATACAAGATCTTCCCGTGATGGGAAGACGAAGGCTGGAAGTTCAGAAACGGGTCTGAATGGTTTGTGA